A genomic segment from Paenarthrobacter sp. A20 encodes:
- a CDS encoding DUF4193 domain-containing protein → MATDYDDLRSDVKESQDSSLEALKSANAPDARSVVTELDEADALDQGLTPGGEIVSEELIVQVIPQAEDEFTCYSCFLVRHRSQLARESNGHSYCIECEG, encoded by the coding sequence TTGGCAACTGATTACGACGATCTCCGCTCCGACGTCAAGGAGTCTCAGGACAGTTCGCTGGAGGCGCTGAAGTCAGCCAACGCGCCTGATGCCCGCAGCGTGGTCACCGAATTGGACGAGGCAGATGCCCTCGATCAGGGTCTGACGCCCGGAGGAGAAATTGTCTCCGAAGAGCTCATCGTTCAGGTCATTCCCCAGGCAGAGGACGAGTTCACCTGTTATTCCTGCTTCTTGGTCCGGCACCGGTCCCAGCTGGCCCGTGAATCCAACGGCCACTCGTACTGCATCGAGTGCGAGGGCTAA
- a CDS encoding DUF4913 domain-containing protein — protein MSDTTAETPELSEQELIDNFVDWVEAFIHDIEAVTDDENTRYWCPQWWNHPEAVTRLRALYEEYVRAEDENTLSGWFVYHWDAHSKTLFSATGPFELCREEHRFFNRQDTYTPRLVTEAVPNGWAP, from the coding sequence ATGAGCGACACAACTGCAGAAACCCCCGAACTGAGCGAGCAGGAACTGATCGATAACTTCGTGGACTGGGTTGAAGCCTTCATCCATGACATCGAAGCCGTCACGGACGATGAGAACACCCGGTACTGGTGCCCGCAGTGGTGGAACCACCCCGAAGCCGTCACCAGGCTCCGCGCACTGTACGAGGAGTACGTCCGGGCCGAGGACGAAAACACCCTTTCAGGCTGGTTCGTCTACCACTGGGACGCCCACTCCAAGACGCTGTTCTCAGCCACCGGCCCGTTCGAACTGTGCCGGGAAGAGCACCGCTTCTTCAACCGCCAGGACACGTACACGCCGCGTTTGGTCACGGAAGCTGTACCCAACGGCTGGGCACCATGA
- a CDS encoding type IV secretory system conjugative DNA transfer family protein yields the protein MSKQTSTDTLMKLGLAGVVLGMVAIAWVSAFLGEFLTPTGMPWTNFTELVARFKEGTFAWPGAATWIAIVLALMALFGVALLSAGRGGTGSAAQRELGSRLATGAKLAPLMEKERKKDAAQLHPKAVDLPPGQVLGQTAAGKAAVLYQGWRDLGVCIMGPGSGKTSCFVVPRLAAAPGAALMTSNKVDGVAQVIAARHQLGTVWLWDAGKIYRQSDKPDFIFNPLWEVKGTEDAMRLASWIITASVKNNPRTESEAAEDAQFGPAGESCLAWTLLAAALTGKALGDVHEWISKGSFEKVSNILADQYPRPAAEMRGFDKWPDRTRGSLVATTQRMCRDLVHDAILAWTTPTPGIRNFDAAQFMEGRQTMILLSERGPGGAGAVLTAMIKAICNAAVRETPGEARLTIPLVGELDEVANIVPWPTLPQDFSHYGSRGLCFTLYLQGWSQGCGEWGTKGMQTLWQMSGTRFVGSNEETDWTEGLSKAIGTYQRKEQGSDRKERLPKVSVQDFAELPKFSGILSSSAAPATLLRLTPWHKNKELSKTIEAGTAAATAIAKGAPQPATDPVPEKPIAA from the coding sequence ATGAGCAAGCAAACCTCAACAGACACCCTGATGAAGCTCGGCCTCGCCGGCGTCGTCCTCGGCATGGTGGCTATCGCTTGGGTCTCGGCCTTCCTTGGTGAGTTCCTGACCCCCACGGGAATGCCGTGGACGAACTTCACGGAGTTGGTGGCGCGCTTCAAGGAAGGCACCTTCGCCTGGCCCGGAGCCGCGACATGGATTGCGATCGTCCTGGCGCTCATGGCTCTCTTCGGTGTAGCGCTCCTGTCCGCCGGCCGTGGCGGTACGGGCAGTGCAGCGCAACGTGAGCTGGGTAGCCGACTCGCAACCGGCGCCAAGCTCGCCCCTCTGATGGAGAAAGAGCGGAAGAAGGATGCCGCACAGCTGCACCCGAAAGCCGTGGATCTGCCTCCTGGACAAGTGTTGGGCCAGACTGCTGCCGGGAAAGCTGCCGTTCTCTATCAGGGCTGGCGGGATCTGGGTGTCTGCATCATGGGCCCTGGATCCGGTAAGACATCCTGCTTCGTGGTTCCTCGTCTGGCAGCAGCTCCCGGCGCTGCACTGATGACCTCGAACAAGGTTGACGGCGTTGCACAGGTCATCGCTGCCCGCCATCAGCTGGGAACGGTCTGGTTGTGGGATGCCGGCAAGATCTACCGGCAGTCCGACAAACCGGACTTCATCTTCAACCCTCTGTGGGAAGTGAAGGGCACCGAGGATGCCATGCGCCTGGCATCGTGGATCATCACAGCTTCTGTGAAGAACAACCCACGTACCGAGAGCGAAGCGGCCGAGGACGCCCAGTTCGGCCCCGCCGGTGAATCCTGCCTGGCGTGGACTCTGCTGGCAGCAGCCCTGACCGGGAAAGCCCTGGGAGATGTCCATGAATGGATCTCCAAAGGATCGTTCGAGAAAGTCAGCAACATCCTCGCCGACCAATACCCCCGCCCCGCTGCGGAGATGAGGGGCTTCGACAAGTGGCCCGACCGTACACGCGGATCCTTGGTGGCCACCACGCAACGCATGTGCCGCGACCTGGTGCACGACGCCATCCTGGCGTGGACCACTCCCACCCCGGGCATCAGGAACTTCGACGCCGCCCAGTTCATGGAGGGCCGCCAGACCATGATCCTGCTGTCCGAACGTGGCCCCGGCGGTGCCGGTGCCGTACTCACCGCGATGATCAAAGCCATCTGTAACGCCGCCGTCCGCGAAACCCCGGGCGAAGCACGGCTGACCATCCCCTTGGTCGGTGAGCTGGACGAAGTGGCCAACATCGTTCCCTGGCCTACTCTGCCGCAGGACTTCAGCCACTACGGTTCCCGGGGATTGTGCTTCACCCTTTACCTGCAGGGTTGGTCCCAAGGCTGCGGGGAATGGGGCACCAAAGGCATGCAGACGCTATGGCAAATGTCCGGTACCCGGTTTGTGGGCAGCAACGAGGAAACCGATTGGACTGAAGGCCTGTCCAAGGCGATCGGCACCTACCAACGCAAGGAACAAGGCTCCGACCGGAAGGAACGCCTGCCCAAGGTCAGTGTGCAGGATTTCGCCGAGCTACCAAAGTTCTCCGGGATCCTCAGCAGCAGCGCTGCCCCGGCCACGTTGCTCCGGCTCACTCCCTGGCACAAGAACAAGGAACTGAGCAAGACCATTGAGGCCGGCACGGCGGCCGCGACCGCCATAGCCAAGGGCGCACCCCAACCGGCCACGGATCCCGTTCCTGAAAAGCCGATCGCAGCATGA
- a CDS encoding YhcG family protein: protein MTDARALALPAGYTDLLASLKERVRSARATALRTVNTQLIELYWSIGRTVLERQQVEQWGSGVMGRLAEDLRAEFPEMKGLSRSNLFYMRGFAEAWPEPIVQQAVGQLPWGHITVLLDKLDSRRDRDWYAGAAVEHGWSRNVLLNMIMNRTLERTGAAPSNFVQRLVGQDSELAQQVAKDPYNFEFLGLSGEVAERDLELALTSRITETLRELGPGFSFVGRQVHFDVDGDDYYVDMLFFHIDQNRYVVIELKTGKFQPEYAGKLNFYVALVDDVLRREHHNETIGILICGTKNDRSVRYSLGRSTSPMAVAAYTYDKLPAAEQKALPNEGHLVAALEWAEPDEGEPQPG, encoded by the coding sequence ATGACTGATGCACGCGCCCTGGCCCTGCCCGCGGGCTACACCGATCTTTTGGCCTCGCTCAAGGAACGTGTCCGGTCCGCGCGCGCAACGGCCCTTCGAACGGTCAATACTCAGCTGATCGAACTGTATTGGTCCATCGGCAGAACGGTGTTGGAGCGCCAGCAGGTCGAGCAATGGGGGAGCGGGGTCATGGGGCGTCTGGCTGAGGACCTCCGGGCAGAGTTCCCCGAGATGAAAGGCCTGTCACGGTCCAACCTCTTTTACATGCGGGGCTTCGCCGAAGCTTGGCCGGAGCCAATTGTCCAACAGGCTGTTGGACAATTGCCGTGGGGACACATCACGGTGCTGCTGGACAAACTGGACAGTCGACGTGACCGGGATTGGTACGCCGGCGCCGCAGTTGAGCACGGATGGTCCCGCAACGTCCTGCTGAACATGATCATGAACCGGACCCTGGAAAGGACCGGCGCGGCGCCGTCGAACTTTGTCCAACGGCTTGTTGGACAAGATTCCGAGCTAGCCCAGCAGGTCGCCAAGGACCCCTATAATTTCGAATTTCTGGGCCTGTCAGGTGAAGTTGCCGAACGAGACCTGGAACTGGCGCTGACCAGCCGGATCACTGAAACCCTGCGTGAGCTCGGACCCGGATTTTCATTCGTCGGCCGACAAGTCCACTTCGACGTTGACGGCGACGACTACTACGTCGACATGCTGTTCTTCCACATAGACCAGAACCGATACGTGGTTATCGAACTGAAAACCGGAAAATTCCAGCCCGAGTACGCCGGCAAACTGAACTTCTACGTCGCCCTCGTCGATGACGTGCTTCGCCGTGAGCACCACAACGAAACCATTGGCATCCTGATCTGCGGCACCAAGAACGACCGAAGCGTCAGGTACAGCCTTGGCCGCTCCACCTCTCCCATGGCCGTCGCGGCCTACACCTACGACAAACTCCCGGCAGCAGAGCAAAAGGCCCTGCCCAACGAAGGACATCTCGTCGCGGCCCTCGAGTGGGCAGAACCTGACGAAGGAGAGCCGCAGCCCGGCTAG
- a CDS encoding ABC transporter substrate-binding protein, translating to MSRTRFSFTRMLAAGSLAGLLAISLSACGGNVAASSESSCTPAHKDLKTVTEGELTVASYDFAPATILNGDTLSGMEGDLINEIAKLECLKVTVNSSGGAGAVISSVQTNRVDIGSGGWLRTKARQKIVHLSTPLWSDAQAVVSTKGVTSENLEGHMVGSTSGNLWNDSMTKWLGDKFKIYQDDESLFNDLKAGRIDAAMQSAISAKYKLQQNPIEGAQVVNVKPNPNVPEFASVGQVMLPSSLDNEAFGKALDEDIEKLRADGTIKKILEKYGIDAAAGEPGAASEL from the coding sequence ATGTCACGAACCCGTTTTTCGTTCACACGCATGCTCGCCGCCGGCAGCTTAGCCGGCCTGCTCGCCATTTCACTCAGCGCCTGCGGCGGCAACGTAGCCGCCAGCAGTGAGTCCAGCTGCACTCCTGCCCACAAGGACCTCAAGACAGTCACCGAGGGCGAACTCACGGTGGCGAGCTACGACTTTGCCCCGGCAACAATCCTGAACGGCGACACCCTTTCGGGCATGGAAGGTGACCTGATCAACGAGATCGCGAAGCTGGAATGCCTCAAGGTCACTGTGAACTCCTCCGGTGGCGCCGGAGCTGTGATTTCATCCGTCCAGACGAATCGCGTCGACATCGGTTCCGGGGGTTGGCTCCGCACCAAGGCCCGGCAGAAGATTGTCCACCTGAGCACACCGTTGTGGAGCGACGCGCAGGCAGTTGTCTCCACGAAGGGAGTGACCAGCGAAAACCTCGAAGGTCATATGGTTGGCTCTACGTCAGGCAACCTTTGGAACGACAGCATGACGAAGTGGCTCGGCGACAAGTTCAAGATCTATCAGGATGATGAGTCCCTGTTCAACGACCTTAAGGCTGGCCGCATTGATGCGGCTATGCAAAGTGCCATTTCCGCGAAGTACAAGCTCCAACAGAACCCGATTGAGGGTGCCCAGGTCGTCAACGTCAAGCCAAACCCGAACGTCCCCGAATTCGCCTCAGTGGGCCAGGTGATGCTGCCCTCCAGCCTCGACAACGAGGCATTTGGAAAGGCGCTTGACGAGGACATCGAGAAGCTTCGCGCAGACGGCACCATCAAGAAGATTCTTGAGAAGTACGGCATCGACGCCGCCGCTGGCGAACCGGGCGCGGCCAGCGAACTCTAA
- a CDS encoding ATP-binding protein — MSTTNDVKRLSLPWAAASKSKRTLRAQARAGKLELEASAAETAAEGLRRNKPLSKRAVKRAEKKEGRERELVEAKANAQTRWHHERKWAFASKLGFYDPAAPGVASSTRQMEFSHMAIASPPTSHRGLVFGVDAGSGWMIVHDPFTAYGDTLESPNVCYIGDLGQGKSSAMKTWGVLRQLILGRRVVVIDKKYQKDVGGGEYTPLGRKLGVAPVRFSIGGGGSRINILDPRIAARLNEETHDSAEAFRTPAGQSMLVRAVMEEALRRPMTPKEGKAVRMAHRQALTDAKKAGEVAHIGHVLKALYAPNEDAAKATNLTVEELREWGQDPAFELERMIEDDLAGLIDGETSADIQLNAGLTVFDVSLLPEDGPALPIVMTIINTWLANTLYRQEEAVPTILLIEEAWHTVQGSVATVTRRNTKLSRALSLSCQFAFHHISDIPADSPAISMLKECGTVLLYKQQKSADALACEEMFTLPVGTAEVITKLVKGTCLFKIDQYDPFEAIHVRSPLEVELTDTDGAMKSTSTIAFTEESITDDAMEVIPA; from the coding sequence ATGAGCACCACGAACGATGTCAAGCGTTTGAGCCTGCCGTGGGCTGCCGCCAGCAAATCCAAGCGGACCCTTAGGGCACAGGCCCGCGCCGGGAAACTTGAGCTGGAAGCATCTGCAGCCGAAACGGCAGCCGAGGGCTTGCGCCGCAACAAGCCCTTGAGCAAGCGTGCGGTGAAGAGGGCTGAGAAGAAGGAAGGCAGGGAACGTGAGCTGGTCGAGGCCAAAGCGAACGCCCAGACACGGTGGCACCACGAACGTAAGTGGGCGTTCGCGTCGAAGCTGGGATTCTACGACCCGGCCGCACCAGGTGTGGCGTCCTCGACCCGGCAGATGGAGTTTTCGCATATGGCGATTGCGTCCCCGCCGACGTCGCACCGTGGCTTGGTGTTCGGCGTCGATGCCGGTTCTGGCTGGATGATCGTCCACGACCCGTTCACCGCCTACGGTGACACCCTCGAATCCCCGAACGTCTGCTACATCGGTGACCTCGGGCAGGGGAAGTCCTCGGCCATGAAAACTTGGGGCGTGCTCCGTCAGCTGATCCTCGGCCGCCGCGTCGTGGTGATCGATAAGAAGTACCAGAAGGACGTCGGCGGCGGCGAGTACACACCGCTTGGACGGAAGCTCGGCGTTGCTCCGGTGCGGTTCAGCATTGGTGGTGGAGGATCCCGGATCAACATCCTGGATCCCCGTATTGCTGCCCGACTGAATGAAGAGACCCACGACAGCGCCGAAGCGTTCCGCACCCCGGCCGGCCAGTCGATGCTGGTCCGCGCCGTGATGGAGGAGGCCCTCCGCCGGCCGATGACGCCCAAGGAAGGCAAAGCGGTCCGCATGGCGCACCGACAGGCTTTGACGGATGCGAAGAAGGCCGGGGAAGTCGCGCACATCGGCCACGTCCTCAAAGCCCTCTATGCCCCCAATGAAGACGCCGCGAAGGCCACGAACCTGACCGTGGAAGAGCTGCGCGAATGGGGCCAGGACCCGGCCTTCGAGCTGGAACGCATGATCGAGGATGACCTCGCCGGCCTGATCGACGGGGAAACCAGCGCTGACATTCAGCTCAACGCCGGCCTGACGGTCTTTGACGTCTCGCTCCTGCCGGAAGACGGCCCGGCGTTGCCGATCGTCATGACGATCATCAACACCTGGCTGGCGAACACACTCTACCGTCAGGAAGAAGCAGTCCCCACGATTCTGCTGATTGAAGAGGCCTGGCACACCGTCCAAGGCTCGGTGGCCACGGTGACCCGCCGCAACACCAAGCTCTCCCGCGCCCTTTCCCTCTCGTGCCAGTTCGCGTTCCACCACATCTCCGACATCCCGGCAGACAGTCCGGCGATCTCCATGCTCAAGGAATGCGGCACAGTGCTTTTGTACAAGCAGCAAAAGAGCGCGGACGCGCTGGCCTGCGAAGAGATGTTCACCCTTCCCGTCGGGACGGCCGAGGTCATCACGAAATTGGTCAAGGGCACGTGCCTGTTCAAAATCGACCAATACGATCCCTTCGAAGCCATCCACGTCCGCAGCCCCTTGGAAGTCGAACTGACCGACACGGACGGCGCCATGAAGTCCACCTCCACCATCGCGTTCACCGAAGAATCCATCACCGACGACGCCATGGAGGTCATCCCGGCATGA